DNA sequence from the Rubinisphaera margarita genome:
GCCCAGAGATGCCCAAATGAACGCAGATACATTACCCCGTTCGAGACGATGGGAGAAGACGACATATCTTCGCCCAGCTGATTCTCAGCGACGATTTCAAATTCCCGCCCCGCTTTGAAGACGGTAATCCGGCCATCCCGCGCCGTCAGGTAGATGTGACCATCGACGTAGACCGGGGAGGCGCGATGTCGCTGGCGGTGCGTTTTCTGCAGGGGATAGACCTCTTCTCCCGAACGAGCTTCGACGCAGAACACGTTGCCGTCCTGGCGACAAATATAGGCCAGCCCGTCGTAAATCAGCGGGGAGGGGACATCTGTCGTCTTATCGGCCCGCCAGAGTTCGAACTTCGGATCGTTGGTGACATTCCCCTTCGAATTGGCGTCGACACAGACAACCGGTCCGTTTTTGGCGGTCGGACAGACGACGACGCCGTCGCCAAACGAAGGCGAAGCCACGAAGCGGAGATAGCGGTTGTAGTTTTCCTCGGGGTTCATGCCGCCGACTCGCCAGATCTCGCTTCCATCTTCCAGCTTGTGAGCTGTCGTGTAGTCGCCGCCGTGAACGATCAGGTATTTCTGGTCATCGTCCTGATACAGGATCGGTGAAGCGTAAGAGTGCGTGTTCTCGTGCGTGGCGTCGCTCTCGCGATTGACCGCGTAGACTTCTTTACCGGTTCGTTTGTCGAGGCAGATAATTTTCGAGAACCCGGTCTCTCCGGAGGACATCGAGCCGTGCATCAGGGCCTGATACAGATAATCCCCGTCCACAACAGGCGTCGAAGACATCCCGAACTGAATGTCGAACTTGCCGTAGCGATCCTGGAGGTTCAACTTCCAGATTTCTCGGCCGTCGAAGTCGTAGCAGGCCAGATCGCCGGTCCCCATGAACGACCAGACGTGCTTGCCATCGGTGATCGGCGAGGGTGACGCCGAGTTGCCTTCATCGCCCCGGGCGACAGAGTTCCCAGTGCCGACCGTACGTCGCCACAATTCCTTGCCCTGGGTGTTGAAGCACATCAGGACCAGTTCCTGAGGCTCCTGAGACGGCACTTTCTCTCCGTCGTCGTTGGTCTCAAACTTTTCAATCGGCGAAGTCAGGAAGATCCGGTCGTTCCAGACAACCGGCGTTGCGCCCGCAGGTCCGGGAAGCGCCACCTTCCAGGCCACGTTCTTATTGTTCTCCCCGGCGAATTCGGTGGGGATTCCGGTCTCGTTCGAGATCCCGTTCTGGGTGGGGCCTCTCCAGCTTGGCCAGTTTTCCGCCATGACCGACTGAGAGAGAAACAGAGTCGAACTCAACGCGAGTTGACAAAGAAACAATGCATTCACTCCACGATGCATATTGGCAGGCTCCTGAGAGGAAAGTCGTTGATCAATGGGGAAGGTTTACGCCGGACGATCGGCGGATTCCAATATGACCGTTGCCGGGAAGATAATCAATTCCATCGCCCGAATTGAATCAGGTCTGCTCGACGGCTTCGCGGTTCGTGATCAACCGGGCGGAACGGTCTCGCGTCCAATAGGTCCAACCCCACTGAAACAGAACGATCAGCCGATTGCGGAACTGCGTAATCTCCATCAGATGGATGAACAACCAGGCCATCCAGGCCAGCCAGCCACTAAGCTGCCATTTCTTCGGTCCGACTACCGCGACCGCGGAATAGCGGCCAATCACGGCCATACTTCCCCGATCCCGGTACTCAAACGGCTTTTCGGTGACCTCAGGATCCCCATAAACCTTTCGGCTGATCCGCCGGGCCACGTACTGTCCCTGCTGAATAGCCACCGGTGCCAGGGCCGGCAGCGGTTGACCATCTTTCGACTGGGCAGCCGCCAGGTCGCCAATCACATAGATGTTTGGGTGCCCCGCAATTGAAAGATCGTGCTGGACGGGAATCTTCCCCGCTCGGGCCGGTTCGACTCCCGTGCTGGCGGCCAGCACTTTCCCGAGAGGCGAAGCGGCCACGCCCGCTGCCCAGATCACGTTGCTTGTCACCAATGTTTCGTAGCTGTCTTTTCCGGTTTGAATGACCAGATGATTCGGATGAATCTCCGTCACCATTCCATTGGTCACCAGTCGTACGTTGAGACGTTGCAGCGCCTCACGAGCCTTCCTGATGAGCGGCTCCGGATACATTCCCAGCGGTTCTTTTCCCGCTTCGCAAAGCACGATCTTCAATTCGCACGGATCGATCCCCGGGAAGTCGTTTCGCAGCAGATAGTGACCGAGCTCAGACAATGCCCCGGCCAGTTCCACACCGGTCGGCCCGGCTCCGATAATCGCAAAGGTCAGTGCGGACTTCCGTATCGCCGCGTCGGTTTCCATGGCGGCTCGTTCGAATGCCGCCAGAATCCGATTGCGAATCGTGGTCGCATCTTCAACCGTCTTCAGTCCGGGAGCCAGCCTGGCCCACTCGTCGTGCCCGAAGTATCCGTGAGTCGAGCCTGCGGCTACGACGAGCGTATCGTAACCGAACGCTTCCCGGGCCGTGGTAACGGTTTTCTCGCGGGCGTCGATACTCTCCACTTCGCCCAGAACGACCCGGCAGTTCTTCTGACGGCGAAGGATTGCCCGCAGGGGCGAGGCGATGTTCGCTGGAGACAAATCTCCCGTGGCCACCTGATATAGCAATGGCTGAAACAGATGGAAGTTGCGGCGATCAATCAGCGTGACTTCGACAGGAACCTTCTTCAGGGCCTGTGCGCAAGCAAGACCGCCAAATCCTCCGCCGATGATGACGACGCGATGAGCCCTGCTCATGCCTGCCCTTCTTTGTCTTGTGTCAGCTGCTCTTTCGTGTTCCGGAACGTTTCTTCTTCGCGATCAACCCCTGCAGCGTCTTCAGATTCACGGCGTCCATCTCAACACCGTCCCGCTTTTCTTTCTTCGTCTCCAGATACATCGGCAATTCGTCGAACCGCGGGTCATTCACCAGATGCCGAAACGGTTCCAGGCCGAGATGTCCTTCACCAATGTGGTCGTGTCGATCCACTCTACTGCCGCACGGCTTCTTGCTGTCATTAATATGAAAGGCCCGGATCCGATCAAGGCCGATCACGTCATCAAATTCCTGAAACGTCGACCGATATTCCTCCTCGGTCCCGATCGGATAGCCGGCGGCGAAGATATGGCACGTGTCGACGCACACGCCGAGCAATTCCGGCTGCTTGACGCGATCGATGATTTCCCGCAGATGCTCAAATCGATGGCCGAGGCACGTTCCCTGCCCCGCCGTCGTTTCCAGCCACAGTTCGGTCCTGAACCCTTTGGTCGCTTTGTGAACCTGATCGATTCCTTTGGCAATGCGTTTCAGTCCGCCCGCTTCTGTGTCCTCGACAAAGCTTCCCGGATGCATCACCACGCCTGACAGCCCCAGAGCTTCGGCTCGTTCCAGTTCGATGATCATCGCATCGCGGGACTTTTCGAAGAGCTCCACGTTCGCGCTACCGAGATTGATCAGGTAGCTGTTGTGGGCGCAGCACGATTTCAGCCCGGCCTTTTCTACGGCCGACTTGAAGCGTTCCGCATCTTCATCGGTCAGCGGTTTGGCCCGCCACTGGTTGTTGTTCTTGGTAAAGATCTGGACCGTCTGCATGTCCAGCTGAGCGGCGGCATCGGCGGCTTTGTAGTAGCCGCCCGCTATTGAGAGGTGAGATCCGAATAAGGGCATGTCTGAACCGGTCAACCGAGAAGAAACATCGAGCAGCCAGCCGTGAAACCATGACTGGAGAACAGGACGTTACAGTATCGGTTGAGCCGGTGTTTGTCACCGCAGCCCGCAGATTCCCGGGACACGTTAACGCTCAGACCTGCGGCGGGGAGCGAAACGAATTCATGGAGAACAGTTGCGTTTCGCTGAAAATCGACGTGTCGTCGAGTTCATCGGGAACGGAGCCGTTGTCGACCGTCTTCGGTTTGGTGTCGGTGTCGGTCGTGGTGGTCAGAATGGCGGTCAGGAGAGGATCGAGGTGGCGTTCCCGAATCATCTGGATTCGCTCAGCTGGATCCATGCCCGAGGCGGGGACCAGGGGGGCGGAGACTCGACTTGAGATCTCGTGCACCTGATCGATGATGCGGAAGAAGGCTTCAATGATATCGACATCCCATTGCGAGCCCGCTCCCTCGCGAAGAATCCGTTCGGCGTTCTCGGCTGGCATGCCTTTGCGGTACGGTCGATCGCTCGTCATCGCGTCATAGGCGTCGGCTACGGCCAGGATGCGGGCCGCGAGCGGAATCTCATAATCACGAAGTTGATGGGGATACCCCTGCCCATCCCATGATTCATGGTGGTGAAGCACGCCGGGCAGGACATGTTTAAGCTGGCTGAGATGCTTCAGGATCTCGAATCCGAAGACCGGGTGCTGCTTGATCTCTTCAAACTCGTCCGCCGTCAGTCCGCCGGGCTTCTGCAGCACTTCGTCGCGCACGCCGATCTTGCCGATGTCGTGCAGCAACCCGGCCAGATAGATCTTCTCGCATTCCTGATTGCAGAGACCATGCTCCTTCGCAACGGCCCGCGCGATCTGGGCAACGCGATCACTGTGACCCCAGGTATAGCGATCTTTCGTGTCGATCGTATTCACCAGCGAACGTACTGTGCCGAGCAGCAGATCCTGTTGCTCCTGCAGCAGTCGTCGGTTGTGGGCCTGCGTGGCCAGTATGCTGGCAGCAGACTCCATAACCAGAGCGGTGCGATCGTTGAAACGCCGTTCAGAGGAATGCAGCTCCCAGACGTACTCATCGGCATCGTCCTGACGCGGCGAACTGATCGCGATCAGCCAACCGAAGCTCCGTCGCGAACAAATCGCCGGAACAATGACCACGCCCTGGGAGTGCCCCTGAGGGCAAATGGATAACTGGCGAACCTGCTGGTCGATATAGGTTTCACAAACGGCGTTCACACCGGCCAGCTCAAGCAACCGGGTAACATCCGTGGCATGAATCGGCTTCTCGCCAATCTGATAGATCTGTTGTAATTCTTCTTCGTCCTCTGTGGGAGGCGTCCTTAGAACGAGAACAAGCGACTCGGCTCCAGTGAGCTGATTCATTCGCTTCAACGCCTGAATCGCCGAGTTTGTCAAGCCACACGTGTCGTCGCGAAAGGCCAGTTGATCGACCAGTGTCCGGAACCAGCTCAGTTCCTCAAAATCGATCGACGCCTGTTCCGAATACTGCTCGAGTAATCGCATCTGGTGGCGATTCGAACGATGAAGATCAGTCTGCCTCCTCAGAAGATCGACAACGTGTGGCAGGCTTCGAATGCACTCTTCTGACAGAAACCCCACCGCAATTCGGCGGATCGATCCGCGCGGGCTGTGCAGTGGAATCAGGACAAGCGATTTTCTTTCTTCCAGTGCAATGGCGTCGGCGGCAATGTCGGGTCCACACTGGTCGAGATGAAGTCGAGCGGCGGCCAGCTGATCCGCAGACCAATCCATGCTGACATCCTCTGTCCGTCGCCAGTGTTGTCGCCATTCATAAATCTGGAATCGAGCATCATAAGCCTGGCTGATCCAGCCCAGGCAATACTCGGAATCTCTCCAGGGAATTTGGAGCCCCTGAAGGCCGGTTCGATTCGACGAGATTGAATGATTCACAGCAAAGTTCCCCAGCCTGCGAAGATCGAGTGCCCCAAATCGGTGAAAAGCTCCGACGGACTCCCGTCAGCTCGACCCGTATCGTTTGTGTTCAGGCTGCCGCACAACAGCACTACAAACCTATGTCGCGGAAACACGGGTTAAGCAGAAATGCAAATGCAATCTCGCCTGGCAGGCAAAACACTGACGCGGGTTATACCGATTTTGCAGGGGGATTCACTGCGGGATCGGCCGAGGTTGAATTCCTGTCCACCATGAAAGCCTGCCGCCTGCCCCCAAAGCGATCGGAGCGTGTGGAAATAGCAGCAGCTACAGGGTTTACGGCCGTATACCAGAAATCGGTCCGGTCAAGCGCATAGAAAAGGACTGCTCTCGAACACGTCGAGTGCAGTCCTGTCTACAAGTCTTCGGTCAGCCGAGAGCGACCATTAACACCAGTCGACGACTGTGTCTTCTCCTGCGTAGGAGGTTTCTTCTCCGGCACGCGAACGGGGCTGAGTCACCACTCGGTTCACAATGCCATCGATTCCCAAAGCACAACGGACGTAGTCGCTCAAATCGAACTCAGCGTCGTCCGTTCGCATCGTCCCTTCCAGACAGAGCGAACTGTTGCCCAGGCGGCGGACCACGAGGCTGTCGAAATCCAGACCGGCCAGTGAGTTCAGATGCGTCGCCAGTTCCTTCTCGATGCAATAAGCACCAGAAGATTCGGCACTTCGCGTGCCCCGAGCATTCTCGCCCGTCGTCCACTCAGTCACGTACTCAGACTTCAACTTTTTACTTCTCATAGCGGAACTCCCTTGCCGCGCCAGGCGGGCAGTCGTATCGATACTCCTACATATTACGAAAGCTGATTCTGACCGCCAAGATCCAATTGCTCTTCTTATTCAAGATTTCAGAAAGTGAACAACTACTGAACACGCGTGGCTCAGCGTAATCACCGAGAAAAGCCTATTGACTCTGCTGGTACCAGCGAATCAGGGCCCGAAACGGGTGGGTAAAGTCACTCGGAGATTCTTCGACCCAACGAGCGACCTCAGCTGGATCCATGAAGCGATACTCCAGAATCTCGCGTGGGTCGGGGGTCGGCTTCGCATCGGTCCTGCAGCCGAACAGCACGGTGTGCTCGTAACCGACGTCGGGTCCGGCAAAGATCTTGTGCATCCGGAACAGCGTCCCGTCCAGAGCCAGTTCTTCGTGGAGCTCCCGCTGGGCGGCTGGTTCGTAATCTTCTCCCGCACTGACATGCCCGGCCGCCGAAGAAGTCCAACGCAGTGGTTCCTCTTCTTTCTCGGCCGTCCGCTTATGGATCAGCAGTTGCCCCGTGGAATTGAAAACCCAGATATGGGTCGCCCGATGCAGATGTTTCCCGCCATGAACGACGCTCCGCGGCGCACTTCGCAGAACGTTGTCCTGAGGATCGACAATGTCGAACCACTCTTCCCCGGTTTGGCGGTCACACTCGGACATCTCACTCCCCCTCGCCGTGCGCTTCGACGTTGCCTTCCGTCTTCAGCGTCGCCAGATAGGAGACGAGATCGCGAACCTCCGCCTTGGACAACTGCTTGATCAGATCGGCCGGCATCCCCGATTTCCCGGGAGCCCGATCTTCAATGTCGTCCTGCGGAATGCGAACGATCTCGCCCAGCGGCTTGACCAGCGTCACCATTTCGTCGGTCTCCTCGCGAATGATTCCGGAGATCACCTTCCCTTCGATCGTGACAATCAGCACGGTCTCGAAACCTTTGGCGATCTTCGCGTCGGGATTCACAATCGATTCGAGCAGATAGCTTCGATCATACTTTTTGCCGGCTGCCGAAAGGTCCGGCCCCACGCCGCCCCCCTGCCCGTTCACGACGTGGCAACGGCGGCACGAGGCGGCTGCATTGCCGAAGAAGATGCTCTTCCCCCGCTCCGCATCGCCCCCTTCGAGGCAAACACGATACTCGCTCATCAGATCGCCGGTGCTCTGCTCGACCCTGACCTCGGCGAGCAACTTCTCAAGTTCGGTCCCGCGGACCGCTTCCGCGGCGTTCATCACATCGAGATGCAGAGCCAGCGGGAGCGACCCCGATTTCACCTTCTTGAGCAGATCGCTAAGAATCGACTCGGCATCGGCCTGACTCAAGCGCTGCAGTTGACCAATGGCCGACTGTTGCTCGGAGACCGAGCCCTTTTCGATCGCCGATCGCAACAGCTCTGTTGCCTGAGGATACTGCCGAGCCACAGCAATCTCGCGAGCCGCACTTCGCAGTTCCGGCTTCCCGGCTTTCAACAGCTTGGCGACGACCAACTCGGCTTCAGTCGGTGCAATTCGATCGAGCCCTTTCAGAGCGGTGATTCGCAACTGCACATCGGCCGAGTCGTTCAGAGCATACTCCCGCAATCGAGGCTGCGAGGAAGCAACCTTCAGCTCGGCGGCCAGTCGCACGGCCTGCTTCTGCACGTCGGGTTTACCAGCGAACAGCTTCTCCAGTGAAGGCGCCACCACCTCGGCGAGACCTTCGGTCGAAGCAGCCGGACGTGGTCGATACTGCCCGGTGACGGCATCGAGTTCACTGCCGGTTCCCCAGTTGCTCATCGCTTCCAGAGCCTGCACCCGCAGCTTCTGATCAACCTCGGCGTCGAGAGCGATCTCGAGCAGCCTCTCGAAGTTGCCCCGCTCGCCGACCAGATAGTTGGCGTTAATGACACGCCGCATCAGAGCATCATCGGTCAGCTTCGGTCGCGACAACCTGGCGAGAGCCGGCAAAGCCTCTTCGATCAGCTCATCGTGAATACCGCGAGCCGCTTCGAGCACGACCTTCGCGTTGTCGTCATTCAGAAACTTCGCGATCGCCGGAGACTGCAGCCGACGCAAAGCGACCACAGTCGCGAGGCGGCCAGCCGGTCCCGCGTTCGTCGTGGTGAGCGAATCGATTGAGAATCCGTCGGCCTCCGCGATGCCCACCAGCCCCATCGCCACGGCGTGACGAATGACTTCGTCTTCGGCAGCGCGAGCATCGGCCAGTTTGAGCAACGGCCGCAGTCCGCTCTTCAGTTGGAGCTTGCCGGTCGCGATGGCAGCGGTATAGGCCACGCGGGCATCCTTGTGTCCCAGCAGCTTCACGACCTGATCATCCGCCACATGAGCCCGGCTGTCGCCGATCACTCGCAGAGCCTGGGCGATCAGCGGGGCGTTGTTGCCCTTCAGAACGGAAGCGATCGGCTTCAGAACGTCGGCATCACCCGACTTGCGGGCAATTTCCCACAGCCCCCACAGGGCATGTCGACGAGCCGCTTCGGATTTGCCGTTCAACGCGACATCAACCAGCACCTTCCGGGCATCTTTCTCGGCGAGCGCGATCTGACTTCGCTGCCGCACGCGGCGATCGGCATGATCGAGCAATTTGGCGAGCTCTTTCGGCGTGCGATCCGAGAATCCTGTCTTGAACAGTTCCGCCACTTCCTGACCGGCTGTCGTCAGCTGTTTGTCTTCCATCACCTGCCGGTAGATGCGACCCTTCTGAATGCCGTCCCAGCCGTTCACCCAGTCGGAGAAGTAGAGCTGACCGTCGTAACCGAAGTCGACATCGGTCACGAGCGTCTGCCACAGGTATTCATGGGAATCGACGAGCTTGAAACCGGCTCCGTCCGGCTCGTTGGCGAACGAACGGATCCCGCTGTTCGCCGCCTGACCCCGGAAGTCGGCCATGAAGAAGTGCCCTTCATACCGCTCAGGCAAACCGACGCCGTAATAAGAGGTCAGACCGGAGGGGCCATCGCCCAGATTCGCGATCGGCGGCAGAATGAAGGCCGGCTGAACGGCGGTCGTTTCATCATCGGCCTGATACGGATACCACATCCGCTCGCGATTCCACGGGCCGCGATCGTCCAAATACTGATAGTACATCCGCCAGCCGGAGTCGGAGCCTTCCGCGACATAGACCCAGCGCGCCTTGTCGCCGCTGTCGGAGTTATTGTCGCCGGTAAACAACCGGCCTTCGTCATCAAACGCCAGCTCCTGCGGATTCCGCAATCCGTAGGCGAAGACTTCAAGATTGGAACCATCCCGCTCGCACCGGAAGACGGCTCCGGTATCGGGCTTCACGAGCGTGCGGCCATCCGGCGTTTCGACGTTGTAACCCCGGTCGCCGATGCTGAAGTAGATCCGCCCGTCCGGCCCGAGAGCCAGGCCGTGCATGTCGTGTCCGCGAAATGCGAACCGCACCCCGAAGCCGGTATAGAGTGCATTGTAATCGTTGGCGACGCCGTCGTTATCGGTATCGGCCAGCTTCCAGAGTTCGGGAATGCAGGTGTAGTAGACCGAACCATCGAAGGCGAGCACGCCCGCTCCGGTGCCGGCGACCAGATCGTTAAAGCCTTCCGCGAAGACGGTCGCGGTTTCATAGCGTCCGTCGCCGTCGCTGTCGGTCAGCTGGCGAATGCGATCGTGATTCGCGGTCCATTCTTCCTGCAGTTCCGGATGATGCTTGATCATATACGCCCGACGATCTTCGACGGTGAGCGCTTTCAGATCGTCCATCAGCCAGTACATATGGCCGCGATTGTCCTCGACCCCCTTCTTCTGCCGGAAGGTCTCGCAGACGTAAATTCGCCCCTGTTCGTCGAACGCGAACGCAACCGGATTGGCCACATTCG
Encoded proteins:
- a CDS encoding outer membrane protein assembly factor BamB family protein, with amino-acid sequence MHRGVNALFLCQLALSSTLFLSQSVMAENWPSWRGPTQNGISNETGIPTEFAGENNKNVAWKVALPGPAGATPVVWNDRIFLTSPIEKFETNDDGEKVPSQEPQELVLMCFNTQGKELWRRTVGTGNSVARGDEGNSASPSPITDGKHVWSFMGTGDLACYDFDGREIWKLNLQDRYGKFDIQFGMSSTPVVDGDYLYQALMHGSMSSGETGFSKIICLDKRTGKEVYAVNRESDATHENTHSYASPILYQDDDQKYLIVHGGDYTTAHKLEDGSEIWRVGGMNPEENYNRYLRFVASPSFGDGVVVCPTAKNGPVVCVDANSKGNVTNDPKFELWRADKTTDVPSPLIYDGLAYICRQDGNVFCVEARSGEEVYPLQKTHRQRHRASPVYVDGHIYLTARDGRITVFKAGREFEIVAENQLGEDMSSSPIVSNGVMYLRSFGHLWAIKAGANPEK
- a CDS encoding NAD(P)/FAD-dependent oxidoreductase: MSRAHRVVIIGGGFGGLACAQALKKVPVEVTLIDRRNFHLFQPLLYQVATGDLSPANIASPLRAILRRQKNCRVVLGEVESIDAREKTVTTAREAFGYDTLVVAAGSTHGYFGHDEWARLAPGLKTVEDATTIRNRILAAFERAAMETDAAIRKSALTFAIIGAGPTGVELAGALSELGHYLLRNDFPGIDPCELKIVLCEAGKEPLGMYPEPLIRKAREALQRLNVRLVTNGMVTEIHPNHLVIQTGKDSYETLVTSNVIWAAGVAASPLGKVLAASTGVEPARAGKIPVQHDLSIAGHPNIYVIGDLAAAQSKDGQPLPALAPVAIQQGQYVARRISRKVYGDPEVTEKPFEYRDRGSMAVIGRYSAVAVVGPKKWQLSGWLAWMAWLFIHLMEITQFRNRLIVLFQWGWTYWTRDRSARLITNREAVEQT
- a CDS encoding deoxyribonuclease IV — encoded protein: MPLFGSHLSIAGGYYKAADAAAQLDMQTVQIFTKNNNQWRAKPLTDEDAERFKSAVEKAGLKSCCAHNSYLINLGSANVELFEKSRDAMIIELERAEALGLSGVVMHPGSFVEDTEAGGLKRIAKGIDQVHKATKGFRTELWLETTAGQGTCLGHRFEHLREIIDRVKQPELLGVCVDTCHIFAAGYPIGTEEEYRSTFQEFDDVIGLDRIRAFHINDSKKPCGSRVDRHDHIGEGHLGLEPFRHLVNDPRFDELPMYLETKKEKRDGVEMDAVNLKTLQGLIAKKKRSGTRKSS
- a CDS encoding HD-GYP domain-containing protein gives rise to the protein MDWSADQLAAARLHLDQCGPDIAADAIALEERKSLVLIPLHSPRGSIRRIAVGFLSEECIRSLPHVVDLLRRQTDLHRSNRHQMRLLEQYSEQASIDFEELSWFRTLVDQLAFRDDTCGLTNSAIQALKRMNQLTGAESLVLVLRTPPTEDEEELQQIYQIGEKPIHATDVTRLLELAGVNAVCETYIDQQVRQLSICPQGHSQGVVIVPAICSRRSFGWLIAISSPRQDDADEYVWELHSSERRFNDRTALVMESAASILATQAHNRRLLQEQQDLLLGTVRSLVNTIDTKDRYTWGHSDRVAQIARAVAKEHGLCNQECEKIYLAGLLHDIGKIGVRDEVLQKPGGLTADEFEEIKQHPVFGFEILKHLSQLKHVLPGVLHHHESWDGQGYPHQLRDYEIPLAARILAVADAYDAMTSDRPYRKGMPAENAERILREGAGSQWDVDIIEAFFRIIDQVHEISSRVSAPLVPASGMDPAERIQMIRERHLDPLLTAILTTTTDTDTKPKTVDNGSVPDELDDTSIFSETQLFSMNSFRSPPQV
- a CDS encoding NUDIX hydrolase, which codes for MSECDRQTGEEWFDIVDPQDNVLRSAPRSVVHGGKHLHRATHIWVFNSTGQLLIHKRTAEKEEEPLRWTSSAAGHVSAGEDYEPAAQRELHEELALDGTLFRMHKIFAGPDVGYEHTVLFGCRTDAKPTPDPREILEYRFMDPAEVARWVEESPSDFTHPFRALIRWYQQSQ
- a CDS encoding PVC-type heme-binding CxxCH protein gives rise to the protein MRLGELISWCLPVVLTVAAQAADPVFQPQIEGPSAEGKQAIDSFRLAPSTAVELVAAEPNVANPVAFAFDEQGRIYVCETFRQKKGVEDNRGHMYWLMDDLKALTVEDRRAYMIKHHPELQEEWTANHDRIRQLTDSDGDGRYETATVFAEGFNDLVAGTGAGVLAFDGSVYYTCIPELWKLADTDNDGVANDYNALYTGFGVRFAFRGHDMHGLALGPDGRIYFSIGDRGYNVETPDGRTLVKPDTGAVFRCERDGSNLEVFAYGLRNPQELAFDDEGRLFTGDNNSDSGDKARWVYVAEGSDSGWRMYYQYLDDRGPWNRERMWYPYQADDETTAVQPAFILPPIANLGDGPSGLTSYYGVGLPERYEGHFFMADFRGQAANSGIRSFANEPDGAGFKLVDSHEYLWQTLVTDVDFGYDGQLYFSDWVNGWDGIQKGRIYRQVMEDKQLTTAGQEVAELFKTGFSDRTPKELAKLLDHADRRVRQRSQIALAEKDARKVLVDVALNGKSEAARRHALWGLWEIARKSGDADVLKPIASVLKGNNAPLIAQALRVIGDSRAHVADDQVVKLLGHKDARVAYTAAIATGKLQLKSGLRPLLKLADARAAEDEVIRHAVAMGLVGIAEADGFSIDSLTTTNAGPAGRLATVVALRRLQSPAIAKFLNDDNAKVVLEAARGIHDELIEEALPALARLSRPKLTDDALMRRVINANYLVGERGNFERLLEIALDAEVDQKLRVQALEAMSNWGTGSELDAVTGQYRPRPAASTEGLAEVVAPSLEKLFAGKPDVQKQAVRLAAELKVASSQPRLREYALNDSADVQLRITALKGLDRIAPTEAELVVAKLLKAGKPELRSAAREIAVARQYPQATELLRSAIEKGSVSEQQSAIGQLQRLSQADAESILSDLLKKVKSGSLPLALHLDVMNAAEAVRGTELEKLLAEVRVEQSTGDLMSEYRVCLEGGDAERGKSIFFGNAAASCRRCHVVNGQGGGVGPDLSAAGKKYDRSYLLESIVNPDAKIAKGFETVLIVTIEGKVISGIIREETDEMVTLVKPLGEIVRIPQDDIEDRAPGKSGMPADLIKQLSKAEVRDLVSYLATLKTEGNVEAHGEGE